One stretch of Chryseobacterium sp. LJ668 DNA includes these proteins:
- a CDS encoding ATP-grasp domain-containing protein — MKNIIALSPIYTEDSNNLKKASIISPYELNRFNAKWNVPEEFRDDVIAVYGEDIYAEIVAEQCNLTLTKPKDNWLAEILEQFTKRKISYGQLKDFVNEENIFIKCSDFKSFKAGVFDKVTDIKGFDSLDLESMVFISQVVEWELEVRCFVLNNEIKTYSSYWRNNAFDTNPLSETEQKELFGFFKDFIQKYSSTLPNAIVIDFGIIKGKGWALIEANPAWCSGLYACDAEKALEVIVESCIKN, encoded by the coding sequence ATGAAAAATATAATCGCCCTCTCTCCCATATACACGGAAGACAGCAACAACCTTAAAAAAGCATCCATCATTTCTCCTTATGAATTGAATCGTTTCAATGCAAAATGGAATGTTCCTGAAGAATTTCGGGATGATGTAATTGCGGTTTATGGTGAAGATATTTATGCGGAAATTGTTGCTGAACAATGCAATCTGACATTAACAAAACCAAAAGATAATTGGCTCGCAGAAATTTTAGAGCAATTTACCAAACGTAAAATTTCTTATGGTCAATTGAAAGATTTTGTGAACGAAGAAAATATATTCATTAAATGTTCTGATTTTAAAAGCTTTAAAGCCGGAGTTTTCGATAAAGTAACGGATATCAAAGGTTTTGATTCTTTAGATCTCGAAAGTATGGTTTTCATCTCACAAGTTGTGGAATGGGAGCTTGAAGTGAGATGTTTCGTTTTAAATAATGAAATAAAAACTTATTCTTCTTATTGGCGAAACAATGCGTTTGACACGAATCCGCTTTCTGAAACCGAGCAAAAAGAATTGTTTGGATTTTTTAAAGATTTTATTCAAAAATATTCATCTACACTTCCCAACGCTATCGTTATTGACTTTGGAATTATCAAAGGAAAAGGTTGGGCTTTGATTGAAGCGAATCCTGCTTGGTGTTCGGGTTTGTATGCTTGTGATGCGGAAAAGGCTTTGGAGGTAATTGTGGAGAGTTGTATTAAAAATTAA
- a CDS encoding cold-shock protein: protein MADSFSKKENFKKKLQKQKEKAIRREDRKNTNDKGKSLDDMIMYVDANGQLTSTPPDNSNAEAINLDNIQLGAAPIQEEDPIKSGIVTFFSDKGYGFITEDNSKENVFFHSNNCVDIIKKGNKVSFEKERSPKGFSAINIKIIR, encoded by the coding sequence ATGGCGGATTCTTTCTCAAAAAAAGAAAACTTTAAGAAAAAATTACAGAAGCAAAAGGAAAAAGCGATACGTCGCGAAGACCGAAAAAACACCAATGACAAAGGAAAAAGTCTTGATGATATGATCATGTATGTAGATGCAAACGGTCAGTTAACAAGTACGCCTCCTGATAACTCTAATGCAGAGGCTATCAATTTGGATAATATTCAGTTGGGTGCAGCTCCTATTCAGGAGGAAGATCCAATCAAATCTGGTATCGTTACATTCTTCAGCGACAAGGGTTACGGTTTCATCACAGAAGACAATTCTAAAGAAAACGTATTCTTCCACAGCAATAACTGTGTAGATATCATCAAGAAAGGAAACAAAGTGTCTTTCGAAAAAGAAAGATCACCAAAAGGTTTCTCTGCGATCAATATTAAAATCATCAGATAG
- a CDS encoding nucleotidyltransferase domain-containing protein, with protein sequence MDILYIKSHNLTLLETISGSRSFGLATENSDTDIRGVYYLPKEDFFGLNYIPQISNETNDISYYEIGRFVELLQKNNPNILEILASPEDCIQHKNPLMDVLKPEDFLSKLCKDTFAGYAISQIKKAKGLNKKILNPIDKERKSILDFCYVLYNQGSVSLKKWLSENGKVQEKCGLVSIDNTKGMFALFYNESGDLNYKGIIQNEEANQVSVSSVPKEEKPAAYLFCNLDAYSTYCKDYREYWKWVSERNEDRYNVNQHHGQNYDSKNMMHTIRLLQSCEQIFKTNSLNIRVENRDELLDIKAGNWPYEAVMQKAEGLIQSIEYYHATSTLPEYPGLEKTTKILVEIRENLYT encoded by the coding sequence ATGGATATCTTATATATAAAATCCCACAACCTCACCCTCCTCGAAACCATCTCCGGCAGCCGCTCTTTCGGACTCGCAACGGAAAACTCGGATACAGATATTCGGGGAGTGTATTATTTACCAAAAGAAGATTTTTTTGGCTTAAACTATATTCCGCAGATTTCAAATGAGACCAATGATATTTCGTATTATGAGATTGGGAGATTCGTAGAATTGCTACAGAAAAACAATCCGAATATTCTGGAAATTCTGGCAAGTCCGGAAGACTGCATTCAGCATAAAAATCCGTTGATGGATGTACTGAAACCTGAAGATTTTCTTTCCAAATTATGTAAAGATACCTTTGCAGGTTACGCAATTTCGCAGATCAAAAAAGCAAAAGGACTCAACAAAAAAATCCTGAATCCTATCGATAAAGAAAGAAAATCCATTCTCGATTTTTGTTATGTTTTGTATAATCAAGGTTCGGTTTCGTTGAAAAAATGGCTTTCAGAAAACGGAAAAGTTCAGGAAAAATGCGGTTTGGTCAGCATTGATAATACCAAAGGCATGTTTGCGCTTTTCTACAACGAATCGGGAGATTTAAACTATAAAGGAATTATCCAAAATGAAGAAGCCAATCAGGTTTCTGTATCATCTGTCCCGAAAGAGGAAAAACCTGCTGCCTATTTGTTTTGCAACCTCGATGCCTACTCCACGTACTGCAAAGATTATCGTGAATATTGGAAGTGGGTTTCCGAGCGAAATGAAGATCGATACAACGTCAATCAACATCACGGACAAAACTACGACAGCAAAAATATGATGCATACGATTCGTCTTTTGCAGTCTTGCGAACAGATTTTTAAAACCAATTCATTAAACATCCGTGTAGAAAATCGTGATGAATTATTAGATATCAAAGCCGGAAATTGGCCATATGAAGCTGTTATGCAAAAAGCCGAAGGGTTGATTCAGTCGATCGAATATTATCATGCAACATCTACACTTCCAGAATATCCGGGTTTAGAAAAAACAACAAAAATTTTAGTAGAAATAAGAGAAAATCTTTATACATAA
- a CDS encoding MarR family winged helix-turn-helix transcriptional regulator — MEKLDSIIFYNIDKAIRTYRNYAQQQLKANGFKITIDQWLTIKSILENPGITQNEIGDLVFKDNASVTRIIDLLVKSEFISRTAHAKDRRKTNLEVTDTGKKIIKEVQNLVENNRKTALENISAAELEVMNSTLIKITQNCINSKK; from the coding sequence ATGGAAAAATTAGATTCAATCATCTTTTACAATATCGATAAAGCAATAAGGACCTATAGAAATTATGCGCAACAACAACTAAAAGCCAATGGTTTTAAGATTACAATCGATCAATGGTTAACCATAAAATCAATTCTTGAAAATCCTGGCATTACGCAAAACGAAATCGGAGATCTGGTATTTAAAGACAATGCATCGGTAACCAGAATTATTGATCTGCTGGTAAAATCAGAATTTATATCCAGAACTGCTCATGCTAAAGACCGTAGAAAAACCAATCTTGAAGTCACAGATACAGGGAAAAAGATCATCAAAGAAGTACAGAATCTCGTAGAAAATAACAGAAAAACAGCATTAGAAAATATTTCTGCAGCTGAACTGGAAGTGATGAATTCTACACTCATAAAAATTACACAAAATTGTATTAATTCAAAAAAATAA